The DNA sequence ATCAATGTCCTGTCTTACCACATCTACTTCTTCTTCCAATGTTTCTAAAACGTCATCGCCTTGTGTGATGAATTGAAGTGCATCAGCCATTGGGTCCCAAACAGTAGAAAGTGCTGGTACAGGTGGAAATGGCTCTGCTCTTTCTAGTTGTGTTGCAAATCCAGTTAACAATGGATCATCTTGTAGCTGGCTACTTGCTAAAATTTCACTATTAGCAGGCATTTCTCCAGTCGCTTCAAATAATTTCGTTAAGGAGCTTTCGTTTGTTAAGAAAATCGCTAATTCTGTTGCTAATTCTGGTTGTTCGCTATACTGGGATAGCATCCATCCTTTTGTTCCTAAGAAAGTAATTGGATACTCACCGTTGTCAAGCTGTGGTAAAGGAGCAGTAGCTAAGTTTTCTCCTAAAGCTTCTTGGTAATCACGCATTGCCCATGGTCCATCTACTACGATACCTGCTTTACCATCATTGAATAGACCACTTCTTACATCGCCATCAACACCTTGTGGTAAGATACCGCTTTCAAACCAGCCTTGAATTAAGGAAGCGCCTTCAACTGCTCCATCATTTGCTAAACCAATATCATCAAGGTCAAAAACGCCATCATCTTCACCAAAAATATAGGCGCCATACCCAGCCATAAATGGGAATGAAAAATAGAAATCATCTGCAGGATACAAGAAACCATACTCATCATTTGATGCGTCAGTTAGTTCAAGTGCAATTCTTTCCAAATCTTCTATTGTTTCTGGTGCTTCAGGTACAAGCTCAGTATTATAATAAAGTCCAATAGATTCTACTACCGCAGGAAGTCCGTAAATCTCACCTTCATAACTTAAAGCCTCAACAGACCCTGGAGAATAGGCATCTAAAATCGCTTGATCAACATTCATCGGTTGAACTAACCCTCTTAAAGATAAGCTACCTACACCTGGCTGATAAAATAAGTCAGGTCCTCGACCGGCTGGGCCATCTAGAGAAATAGCGTCCTCCTGGTCACCCATCCCCATCGGTACGACATTAACAGCCACACCTGTTTCATCTGTAAATTCTTCTGTAAGTGCTGTAACGATTGCAACTTCATGCTCTTCATCGTTTACCCAAATTGTTAATTCTTCAGGATCTGTTTCTTCTGTTGTCCCTTCACTTGTTTCGCCATTATCATCTGAATCCGTATTTGCTGGCGTGTCTACATCATCTCGATCTGGTCCACAAGCAACTAATAAAAGAGTTAAAGCTATCAAACTAATAATAAGACTCCACTTTTTATTTTTTAACATAATAAACTATCCCCCTGTTAATAATTGTTTTTTTAGCACTGGACTGAGCTCGTCGTCTTTCTGACCTTCATTTCTATTGGCAACACCACCTTTCGATAATTGATCATTCTCTTATTCTCAATTTGATCTAATAGATGCATAATAGCTGTTTGCCCTTTAGCAACTATATCTTGATGTACCGTAGTTAGTGGAGGACTAGTATATTCTGATAAAAACAAGTCATCAAAACCCACTACAGAAATATCTGTTGGGACATTTATCCCCATTTCATCAAACCCTCTTAATAAGCCCATAGCACTGACATCGGAAAAAGAAAATACAGCAGTGATTTCTTTTCGTTTTGCTATTTCTTTAGCTGCTTTGTAACCACCCTCCATGGATGTAGGGAGTGAAATAATCAGTTGAGAATCAAATGCTATCCCTTTCTCATCCAAGGCTTCTTTATAACCTAGTATGCGTTCATGAAGTACACCGTATCTATGAGACTCTTCATATGGAATATCACCTAGAAGTATCGCGATATTTTCATGACCTAAATCAATTAAATGTTTTGTTGCTTGATAAGCTCCTAGCTTGTCATCAATACAAACTTGATAAAGATCAGGGTCAGATATATAACTATCCATAAATACTGAAGGCACATTTAATTTTCTAATTTGCTCTACTGTCAGCGACCCTTCATATCCCCCAACTACAATCAATCCGTCTAATTGTCTTTCCTTCACTATCGAAAGACCCTTTTCATCACCATCAGCTACTCCCATCAAAATAACGTGGAACTGCTTGTCTCGAGCGCCTTCCTCTATACCTGTCACTAAATCCCAATAAAATGGATTGTCCTGCAAACGACCTGGCATTGATGTTGGGACAATCACCCCAATCAAGTGTGATTTTTTAGTCTTTAAGTTTCTAGCTGACATACTCGGTGAATAATTCAACTCTTCTATTACCTTCTTCACTTTAGAAATAGTATTTGTTGACACACGACCTTTTCCATTAATGACATTCGAAACTGTCGCAATAGATACATTTGCTCGTTCTGCTACATCTTTGATATTAATAGTTTCCTTCATAAAATTACCCATCACAATCATCCTCCGATACTTTGATTAACCGTTTAATCAAAGTATAAATGAATACAAAGATGAAACAAAGTTAATTATTTCTTATTCTTTATTTTTCATCGTTTTTCAACAAAGTAGAACATTTATCCCCTACTTTAAGTTATCAAAAATAGTCACATTTTCATTAAACGTTTAATCAAAGGGAGAAAAAATTTATAACTATATTTCCCAGTTATAAATCTACCTTTTTTTTACAATAATTATTAGTTATACATTCATAATTTGATAAAATAAGGATTATTTGATTAAACGTTTAATCATTATGTAAAAAAATATAATTTATGAATCCTTTTTTTGCAACATTTTCTAAACCGCTTACATTTTGAAGTTTAAAAGAATTAAGACTAGTTAAACGTTTAATCAAATTATAGCATAGATTTGATATTTGACAAGTAGAAATTTATTTTTTCTGTAAATTCTTTAAAAAAGTAGCCTTAAGAGCGTTTCTTCTCCTATGACTACTTTGATTTCATATCTACTTATTTTCTTTTTATCTTACCGCCATATAGAAATCTTCTATACTCTTAAACTTTACAATTTTCTTAATCGTGTCACTTGCTTCATACTTTAAGGCATTTATGGAAACATCGGTTAACCAGACGGAACTAATGCCTAAGCTCATTGCTCCAACGACGTCTGTATCATAGTTATCACCAATCATGACACATTCACTCGCTTTCACATCGCAAGACTCCATTCCATAAGTAAACAAGTAAGGAGATGGCTTTCCAAATGTCATGATTGGATTACTAGTAATTGTTTCAATTGCCGCGATTAAGGAGCCAGTTTCAGGTACAATTTCTCCGTTCAGTCCAGGGTGCGCTGCATCCATATTTGTTCCAAGAATAATTGCACCACGTTTTTCCTCATTCACAACCATTTTCAATTTTTCATAGCAGAAGGTAACATCACGTCCGATAATGATCACTTCTGCTCGCTCATGACTAAAATCATCTAATACTACATGCCCGTGGTGAATAATACTTTTTTTTAATCCAATACTTCCAACTACCTTAACCTTAATTTCACCAAATCGTTCTTTTAAATATAAGCCAATATAATCTGTTGCAGTTATAATTTCCTCAGTTGCAACTTGAATACCCATATTTAATAATCTATCTTGAATGTCAATTGCATTATCTGTTGAATTATTCGTAATAAACCTTATTTGTTTATTTTCCCCTCTTAAAAATGCAATTAATTCTGCTGCTCGTGTAGATGCTCTATGCCCATGATAAATGCATCCGTCTAAATCAAAGAGGAAAACTTTCTTTTCTAGAAGTAGTGATTCATTCAATGGTTTGTATCTCCTTTTACTAGTTTAACAATTCATTTGCTTGCTTCGCGGCATCTGTAATAGCTTCATCAACCGTTTTTTGTTGCAGTAGTGCAGCTTGTATGTTGTCCTGAACAATTTGGTATACTCTAGACCCTGCAGAACCTGGGAAGTTATACCATGGTACCATTTCATCTACTTGGTCATATGTTACCTTAGCAGCAGGAACTTCTTCCAAGAAATCTCCCATGAGGCTCGCTTCATCTAATGGACTTTGACGAGTGACCATATACCCGATTTCTTGTGCAATAAATGTTGTTCCCTCGGCAGAAGCAGCAAATTTCATAAAATCCCAAGTTGCCGCTTGTTTTTCTGGTTCAACAGAAAGCATGAACAAGTTGTTTCCACCGGCAGGTACTACCCGTGGTAGCCCATCAACCGTTGGAAAAACAGCAGTTCCAACTTCAAAATCTGATTGTGTTCTAAAGCTCGTCAATGAAGCTGTTGTCGTTACAAACATAGAAGTGTTACCTGATAAAAAGCTTTGTGACGCTTGCGTTCTATCAATATTAGGCATTGATTTATCCTCATTTACAAGATCTACCCAATATTGTAGTGCTTTTCTTCCAGCATCCGTATCAAAGGCTACCCCCGATAAATCTTCTTCCATCATTTGTCCACCAGCAGTCTCTACCATCGCTTGATACAGCCAGTTTCCAGTAATTTGATAATCAAAATAGATTCCGTATCGATCATCAAACGTTAATTTTTCTGCTGCTTCACGAAGCTCATCCCAAGTTTGTGGAGGATTATTTGGGTCGAGTCCAACCTCTTCAAAATGATCTTCATTAAAGTAAACAACTGGGGTACTGACGGCAAATGGCATACCATATTGCTCCCCATCATCACTTTGACCTAGCGTTAGCATCGATGGAAAGAAATCTGATGTATCGTAATTTTCTTCATCCATAAAGCTTTGTAATGAGATAACTGGTAACGTATCAATCGCAAACCTCGTATACACATGTCCATTGGTAATGACGTCCGGAAGACTCCCTGTTGTTGCTCGCATTTGAACTTGTTCAACAATCCCCTCATAAGAACCCTCAACAAAAGTCGTTTTCACACGAACCTCATCTTGCGCTTCGTGATACTGCTCAACAAGACGCTCAACGATATCACCACCGTGCATATGCATAAACTCAATTTCTATTGCATCACTGGACTCCGATGAGGTCTCAACGTCCGACGATGAAGATTGATCATTACTACCGTCTGCTTCATTACTACTTGCTCCTTCAGAAGTGTTGCCACATGCTGCTAATACGAAAACCATCATCAAACACAACAAAAATGAGTAAATATTCTTTTTCATATTTCATTACCTCCAATTTTTTTTATGTAAAAGGATAAGGGTTACCCTTTTAAACCAGTATGCGTCATACCTTCAACAAACTTTTTCTGTGCGATTAAATATAGTAGTAGGATTGGCAATATCGCTAATGTAGCAACTGCCATCGTTGGTACCCAATCTAAGTTATGCTCTTCTCGAAACTGAACAAAAGCAACAGGTAATGTTTGCAGCTCTTTATCAGATAAAACGAGAAGTGGCCAATGATAGTCGTTCCAATTATTAACGAACAAAATCAACCCGAGTGCCACTAGAACGGTAAACGATAAACGAACATACACGTGCCACATTATTTGTAACGGATTACAGCCATCGATTTTTGCTGCTTCACCAAGATCCTTTGGTATCGTTAAAAATGTCTGTCTTAATAAAAATATTGCGTATCCACTTGCTAGCTGTGGTAAAATAACACCCGCAAACGAATTTACTAAACCCATTTGGTTAATGATCATATACGTTGGTACCATCCCGACTTGCGGTGGAATCATCATCGTCATGAGTACGAAGAAGAATAAAAGCTCTCTTCCCCGAAAACGAAAATGTGAAAAAGCATAAGCAGCACAAATGGCAACGAGAAGCTGTCCACCTGTTTGGATAACAGTAATGATGCTACTATTTAAAAACCAACGTAAAAACGGAATTTCTTGAAAAACTTGCCTATAACCATCCAAGCTAAAGGTTGATGGGATAAACAAATTACCTGAAAAAACATCTGAAGGTGTTTTTACTGATGTCGCCAACATCCAGAAAATTGGTATTAATGTAATGAAGGCAGCTACTAGTAAAAACAAATGTTTACCACTCTCTCCGGCCGTACCTCTCAACGGCAACGATTGTTTACTCATGTATTGACCTCCTATTGATAGTGAACAAGTTTTTTTCCAATGACGAGCTGAATAACCGTAAATACAATGACAACAACCAGTAATACCGTTGCAGAAGCTGTTGCAGTCCCAATACTGAAAAACTGAAATGCTTCTTGATAAATGTGATACACTGATACATTTGTTGCATTATTTGGTCCACCTTTAGTCATGATTTGTACTGTTGTAAACACTTGAAACGATGCGATCATACTCATGACAAAAACGAAGAACGTCACTGGTGAAAGCATTGGTACTGTTACATTTTTAAATGATTGCCACTTGTTTGCACCATCTAATGCAGCAGCTTCATACAACGACTTATCGATACCTTTCAAGCCGGAAATAAACAGGATGACATTGTAGCCAAATGAATTCCAGATCCCTACTAATGCGACTGCAATAAGCGCAATTCTCGGGTCATTTAACCAATGAATGCCATGAATACCAAAATTCTTTAAGATCGTATTCACTGCTCCAACTTGCGGATTATACATGAGGGTCCACACTATTCCCA is a window from the Evansella cellulosilytica DSM 2522 genome containing:
- a CDS encoding ABC transporter substrate-binding protein, with protein sequence MKKNIYSFLLCLMMVFVLAACGNTSEGASSNEADGSNDQSSSSDVETSSESSDAIEIEFMHMHGGDIVERLVEQYHEAQDEVRVKTTFVEGSYEGIVEQVQMRATTGSLPDVITNGHVYTRFAIDTLPVISLQSFMDEENYDTSDFFPSMLTLGQSDDGEQYGMPFAVSTPVVYFNEDHFEEVGLDPNNPPQTWDELREAAEKLTFDDRYGIYFDYQITGNWLYQAMVETAGGQMMEEDLSGVAFDTDAGRKALQYWVDLVNEDKSMPNIDRTQASQSFLSGNTSMFVTTTASLTSFRTQSDFEVGTAVFPTVDGLPRVVPAGGNNLFMLSVEPEKQAATWDFMKFAASAEGTTFIAQEIGYMVTRQSPLDEASLMGDFLEEVPAAKVTYDQVDEMVPWYNFPGSAGSRVYQIVQDNIQAALLQQKTVDEAITDAAKQANELLN
- a CDS encoding HAD-IIA family hydrolase, yielding MNESLLLEKKVFLFDLDGCIYHGHRASTRAAELIAFLRGENKQIRFITNNSTDNAIDIQDRLLNMGIQVATEEIITATDYIGLYLKERFGEIKVKVVGSIGLKKSIIHHGHVVLDDFSHERAEVIIIGRDVTFCYEKLKMVVNEEKRGAIILGTNMDAAHPGLNGEIVPETGSLIAAIETITSNPIMTFGKPSPYLFTYGMESCDVKASECVMIGDNYDTDVVGAMSLGISSVWLTDVSINALKYEASDTIKKIVKFKSIEDFYMAVR
- a CDS encoding carbohydrate ABC transporter permease, whose product is METTTTVTLKQNKERRAIGWRMKWRKTIPYWFLLPAFSLYAIFFVLPFIFALYLSFHEWNMINPDIVFVGLNNYVSLFNNEVYWIALRNTGLYVLMTVPISLIAGLGFAIIIESLKRGKVLYRLLFFLPVVSSIAIMGIVWTLMYNPQVGAVNTILKNFGIHGIHWLNDPRIALIAVALVGIWNSFGYNVILFISGLKGIDKSLYEAAALDGANKWQSFKNVTVPMLSPVTFFVFVMSMIASFQVFTTVQIMTKGGPNNATNVSVYHIYQEAFQFFSIGTATASATVLLVVVIVFTVIQLVIGKKLVHYQ
- a CDS encoding extracellular solute-binding protein, with product MLKNKKWSLIISLIALTLLLVACGPDRDDVDTPANTDSDDNGETSEGTTEETDPEELTIWVNDEEHEVAIVTALTEEFTDETGVAVNVVPMGMGDQEDAISLDGPAGRGPDLFYQPGVGSLSLRGLVQPMNVDQAILDAYSPGSVEALSYEGEIYGLPAVVESIGLYYNTELVPEAPETIEDLERIALELTDASNDEYGFLYPADDFYFSFPFMAGYGAYIFGEDDGVFDLDDIGLANDGAVEGASLIQGWFESGILPQGVDGDVRSGLFNDGKAGIVVDGPWAMRDYQEALGENLATAPLPQLDNGEYPITFLGTKGWMLSQYSEQPELATELAIFLTNESSLTKLFEATGEMPANSEILASSQLQDDPLLTGFATQLERAEPFPPVPALSTVWDPMADALQFITQGDDVLETLEEEVDVVRQDIDMNYR
- a CDS encoding LacI family DNA-binding transcriptional regulator, whose translation is MGNFMKETINIKDVAERANVSIATVSNVINGKGRVSTNTISKVKKVIEELNYSPSMSARNLKTKKSHLIGVIVPTSMPGRLQDNPFYWDLVTGIEEGARDKQFHVILMGVADGDEKGLSIVKERQLDGLIVVGGYEGSLTVEQIRKLNVPSVFMDSYISDPDLYQVCIDDKLGAYQATKHLIDLGHENIAILLGDIPYEESHRYGVLHERILGYKEALDEKGIAFDSQLIISLPTSMEGGYKAAKEIAKRKEITAVFSFSDVSAMGLLRGFDEMGINVPTDISVVGFDDLFLSEYTSPPLTTVHQDIVAKGQTAIMHLLDQIENKRMINYRKVVLPIEMKVRKTTSSVQC
- a CDS encoding carbohydrate ABC transporter permease; this translates as MSKQSLPLRGTAGESGKHLFLLVAAFITLIPIFWMLATSVKTPSDVFSGNLFIPSTFSLDGYRQVFQEIPFLRWFLNSSIITVIQTGGQLLVAICAAYAFSHFRFRGRELLFFFVLMTMMIPPQVGMVPTYMIINQMGLVNSFAGVILPQLASGYAIFLLRQTFLTIPKDLGEAAKIDGCNPLQIMWHVYVRLSFTVLVALGLILFVNNWNDYHWPLLVLSDKELQTLPVAFVQFREEHNLDWVPTMAVATLAILPILLLYLIAQKKFVEGMTHTGLKG